CAAGAAAATTTCCCCTCTTCCCCCCCCCCTATGCACGAATCCTCCTCATCACCCGCAAAAGCAGTCGTTATCGGGAGTGGCTTTGGCGGAATCGCCGCCGCCATCCGCCTGCAAGCCAAAGGATACCAGACGACCTTGCTTGAAATGCGTGATAAACCCGGTGGCCGTGCTTACGTTTATCAACAGGATGGGTTCACCTTTGACGCAGGACCGACGATTATTACCGCCCCTTTCCTGATTGATGAACTCTTCGAGTTCGGCGGCAAAAAAACCACGGACTATATTAATATTGTCCCTTGCGACCCCTTTTACCGGATCGTTTTCCATGACGGGAAGGTTTTTAATTATAACGGGATCGAGGAGCAAATCGTCCAAGAAATCAAAAAGTTTAACCCTGATGATGTCCCCGGTTATTTTGAATTCGTCAAAAAGACCCGAGCCATTTTCGACCGTGGATTCACCGACCTAGCGGATGAACCCTTCTCCCGTGTCACAGACATGATCCGTGTCGCCCCTGACCTGATCAAGCTCCAGTCACACTTGTCGGTTTACACACTCGTTTCAAAATATTTTAAAGATCCTTACCTGCGCGTTGTTTTCAGTTTCCATCCTTTACTGATCGGGGGTAACCCCTTCCAATCATCCTCCATTTACGCCATGATCCATTATCTTGAAAGAAAATGGGGCGTGCATTTTGCCATGGGAGGAACCGGTGCACTGGTTAATGCACTGGTCAAACATTTTGAATTGCTCGGGGGCAAATTTCTCTTGAATTCCAAGGTTGAGGAGATTCTGGTCAAAAACGGCGCTGTCTCGGGAGTCCGTCTCGTGGGTGGAGATACCCATGATGCACATGTCGTCGTATCGAATGGTGATGTGGCCAATGTTTACCGCAAACTGGTAAAACCTGAGCACCGCCGGAAATGGACCGATAAAAAAATCGAATCCATGCGGTATTCCATGGGACTTTTCCTGATTTATTTTGGGACTGACCGCACTTATCCCGATATTGCCCATCACAGTATCGTCCTGGCGGAGCGCTACAAGGATCTCCTTAATGATATTTTTAATCACAAAATCCTCCCGAAAGATTTTTCCCTCTACCTACACGCCCCGACTCGGACAGACAAATCCCTCGCTCCCGAGGGTTGCGAATGTTTTTATGTCCTTTCTCCCGTGGCCAATCTCAAGGGGAATATTGATTGGGAAAAAGAAAAAGACCGTTACGCCGAGGCCATCCTCACTTCCTTGGAAACAATTTGCCCCGACTTACGCAAACACATCGTCACTAAACGTATCCTTACCCCGCTGGATTTTGAAAAAGACCTCGATGCCTACGCCGGATCGGCTTTTCAATTTGAACCCGTCCTCTGGCAGAGTGCTTGGTTCCGCCCTCATAATGTGAGCGAGGATGTCAAAAACCTCTTTCTCGTAGGCGCCGGCACTCATCCTGGTGCAGGAATGCCAGGGGTCCTGAGTAGTGCTAAGATGCTGGAAAAAATCCTGCCCTCCCCTGAAGAGTTCGTTTAGCCCGCGTTAATCCCCCTC
This DNA window, taken from Verrucomicrobiota bacterium, encodes the following:
- a CDS encoding phytoene desaturase translates to MHESSSSPAKAVVIGSGFGGIAAAIRLQAKGYQTTLLEMRDKPGGRAYVYQQDGFTFDAGPTIITAPFLIDELFEFGGKKTTDYINIVPCDPFYRIVFHDGKVFNYNGIEEQIVQEIKKFNPDDVPGYFEFVKKTRAIFDRGFTDLADEPFSRVTDMIRVAPDLIKLQSHLSVYTLVSKYFKDPYLRVVFSFHPLLIGGNPFQSSSIYAMIHYLERKWGVHFAMGGTGALVNALVKHFELLGGKFLLNSKVEEILVKNGAVSGVRLVGGDTHDAHVVVSNGDVANVYRKLVKPEHRRKWTDKKIESMRYSMGLFLIYFGTDRTYPDIAHHSIVLAERYKDLLNDIFNHKILPKDFSLYLHAPTRTDKSLAPEGCECFYVLSPVANLKGNIDWEKEKDRYAEAILTSLETICPDLRKHIVTKRILTPLDFEKDLDAYAGSAFQFEPVLWQSAWFRPHNVSEDVKNLFLVGAGTHPGAGMPGVLSSAKMLEKILPSPEEFV